Proteins encoded within one genomic window of Gambusia affinis linkage group LG09, SWU_Gaff_1.0, whole genome shotgun sequence:
- the cops6 gene encoding COP9 signalosome complex subunit 6 — MATSNGGGMEVDGTATPSVMASGVTGSVSVALHPLVILNISDHWIRIRSQEGRPMQVIGALIGKQEGRNIEVMNSFELMSHTIDEKVHIDKEYYYTKEEQFKQVFKDMEFLGWYTTGGPPDQSDIHIHKQVCEIIESPLFLKLNPMTKHTDLPVSVYESVIDIISGEATMLFAELTYTLATEEAERIGVDHVARMTATGTGENSTVAEHLIVQHSAIKMLHSRVKIILEYVKAVEAGEVPFNHEILREANALCHRLPVLSTTKFKTDFYDQCNDVGLMAYLGTITKTCNSMNQFINKFNVLYDRQGIGRRMRGLFF; from the exons ATGGCGACCAGCAATGGTGGAGGTATGGAAGTGGATGGAACAG CCACCCCCAGTGTTATGGCCTCAGGGGTCACTGGGAGTGTTTCTGTGGCCTTACACCCTTTGGTTATCCTCAACATATCAGACCACTGGATACGCATTCGGTCCCAGGAGGGCCGACCAATGCAGG tGATTGGCGCTCTGATCGGGAAACAGGAGGGCAGAAACATTGAGGTGATGAACTCCTTTGAACTAATGTCTCACACCATAGATGAGAAAGTGCACATCGACAAGGAGTATTACTACACTAAGGAGGAACAAT TTAAACAGGTCTTCAAGGACATGGAGTTCCTAGGTTGGTACACCACAGGTGGTCCTCCAGACCAGTCAGACATTCACATCCACAAACAG GTGTGTGAGATCATCGAGAGCCCCCTCTTCCTCAAACTTAACCCGATGACCAAACACACTGAC cttcctgttagcGTTTATGAATCTGTGATAGACATCATCAGTGGCGAG GCCACCATGTTGTTTGCTGAGCTGACATACACTTTAGCCacagaggaagcagagagaaTTGGTGTTGACCATGTGGCTCGAATGACAGCCACTGGAACTGGGGAAAATTCAACTG tgGCTGAACACCTCATTGTCCAGCATAGCGCGATAAAGATGCTCCACAGCCGAGTAAAGATCATTCTAGAGTACGTCAAAGCCGTCGAAGCAG GAGAGGTTCCGTTCAACCACGAGATCCTGCGAGAAGCAAACGCTCTTTGCCACAGACTGCCGGTCCTCAGCACCACAAAATTCAAAACTGACTTCTATGAT CAATGTAACGATGTGGGGCTCATGGCCTACTTAGGCACCATCACCAAGACCTGCAACAGTATGAACCAGTTCATCAACAAGTTCAACGTCCTGTACGACAGGCAGGGCATCGGCCGGAGGATGAGAGGACTCTTCTTTTGA
- the LOC122837338 gene encoding F-box/LRR-repeat protein 12-like, protein MDEFKGCNLDYFPENILIDVLSYLSVRELVRAGRVCKRWKRLVKDQRLWRTVDLTAWKGVTSRILWFLLRQYLGCGLRCLRLRGLLLSARGGTFLSESWLKALSTKCPRLSKLCLLHADLRSLPNCQILPRSLRVLELRGCELPRSFFNQSLPTSPALPHERAEATCSVGAQPKGRCQKGKGIASPSGIGVERLVLNNVPSFTDQHLQNLASWERLSRLELRDTFRVTANGLRSCAAKEGLSGLEGLSRLKYLEIGITGRQGYQLQMASLGLGAGWLGLEELSLGGKEVGPGLLCASRLKDLKCLHLWACTLSELQIVRSCRMLRGLRQLEFLDVTFQPRQSPPAEEGQEQEGGEEQQNEEGGTGRESNDDNRTLEGTDPFPSLRRSLAGLLPSCSLVFTNCSVQINVD, encoded by the exons atggaTGAATTTAAAGGCTGTAATCTTGACTACTTCCCagagaacattttaattgaCGTACTCTCGTACTTAAGCGTCAGAGAGCTCGTCAGAGCTGGGAG AGTCTGCAAGAGATGGAAACGCCTCGTTAAAGACCAAAGGCTGTGGAGAACAGTTGATCTGACTGCATGGAAAGGG GTGACGTCTCGGATCCTGTGGTTCCTTCTGCGTCAGTACCTGGGTTGTGGATTGAGGTGCCTTCGCTTGCGTGGTTTGTTGCTCTCTGCCCGAGGTGGCACCTTTCTTTCTGAGTCTTGGCTCAAGGCTTTGTCCACCAAATGTCCCCGCCTGAGTAAACTCTGTCTTCTGCATGCTGATCTCAGAAGCTTACCAAACTGCCAGATCCTGCCCCGATCTTTGCGGGTGCTGGAGTTGCGTGGCTGTGAGCTGCCTCGTAGTTTTTTCAATCAAAGCTTGCCTACATCACCTGCTCTACCTCATGAACGAGCTGAAGCCACATGTAGTGTTGGTGCTCAACCAAAAGGACGCTGTCAGAAAGGGAAGGGGATTGCTTCTCCTTCAGGAATTGGTGTCGAGAGGTTGGTCCTCAACAACGTCCCATCTTTTACAGACCAGCATCTGCAGAATTTGGCATCCTGGGAGAGACTCAGTCGGTTGGAGTTACGTGATACCTTTCGTGTAACAGCAAATGGACTTAGGAGCTGTGCAGCCAAAGAAGGCCTGTCAGGCCTGGAAGGGCTTTCACGActcaaatatcttgaaataggCATTACAGGACGACAGGGCTACCAGTTACAGATGGCCTCCCTTGGACTGGGGGCAGGGTGGCTTGGACTAGAGGAGCTGAGTCTTGGTGGGAAGGAGGTGGGACCGGGCTTGCTCTGTGCCAGCCGTCTGAAGGACCTAAAATGTCTGCACCTTTGGGCCTGTACACTCAGCGAGCTGCAGATCGTGCGGAGCTGCAGGATGCTCCGCGGGCTCCGCCAGCTGGAGTTTTTAGACGTTACATTCCAGCCTCGGCAGAGTCCTCCTGCAGAGGAAGGACAGGAGCAGGAAGGTGGTGAGGAGCAGCAGAATGAGGAGGGAGGTACTGGTAGAGAAAGTAATGATGACAACAGGACACTGGAGGGGACTGATCCCTTCCCAAGTCTGCGCCGTTCACTGGCTGGTCTGTTGCCATCATGCTCGCTGGTTTTTACTAACTGCTCTGTTCAGATAAATGTAGACTGA
- the LOC122837336 gene encoding leucine-rich repeat extensin-like protein 3 translates to MISLPCLLGPLCGFLFLSGLMEAKSLLSAIKQEEMVPLSDVSIHSEKAHEFLSHSRPKRNAADPRWYRGNPDFQAYYRYYSSIGHTEGLYEIDKLRMLYQQMRYLEHAYGPNASYFQSKLGVPMIMCDPVTDKRCKYAAPPPPPPMKGVSKPINPTEAPPPLPLAPAISQADVLFLCNNKDPLCKPHIVYLPTGAVPVLCDPRYHPHCTPQKAPPPPLMVPKQPHYKKLPPPPPVLVKKSPPPAPIRVFKGMEYDCDPYWDPDCLIDNPPRPIKGKIMGPPPPPPPEEEEEEAVEEPAPPPLKEKKLSFQPYPYFHPKSYDPRDELYDPVRFQYPQPDDAADEPADE, encoded by the exons GCTTGCTGGGGCCGCTATGCGGTTTCCTCTTTCTCTCAG GCCTGATGGAGGCCAAATCTTTGCTCAGTGCCATCAAACAGGAAG AGATGGTGCCTTTGAGTGACGTGAGTATCCACTCGGAGAAAGCCCACGAGTTTCTGTCTCACTCCCGACCGAAGCGCAACGCGGCGGATCCCAGGTGGTACCGAGGAAACCCGGACTTTCAGGCGTACTACAGATACTACAGCAGCATCGGGCACACCGAGGGG CTCTATGAGATCGACAAGCTGCGGATGCTCTACCAGCAGATGAGGTACCTGGAGCATGCCTACGGCCCAAACGCCTCCTACTTCCAGAGCAAACTGGGTGTGCCAATGATCATGTGCGACCCAGTCACAGACAAGAGGTGCAAATATGCcgctcctcctccaccaccccCAATGAAAGGAGTCTCAAAGCCCATCAATCCTACGGAGgctccacctcctcttcctctcgcTCCAGCCATTTCCCAGGCTGATGTGCTTTTCCTGTGCAACAACAAGGACCCCCTCTGCAAGCCGCACATCGTCTACTTGCCCACCGGCGCTGTTCCGGTGCTCTGCGACCCTCGGTACCACCCCCACTGTACCCCGCAGAAAGCCCCGCCGCCTCCGCTGATGGTTCCTAAGCAACCTCATTATAAGAAGCTGCCTCCGCCTCCTCCGGTCTTGGTCAAGAAGTCTCCTCCTCCAGCCCCCATCCGCGTCTTCAAGGGTATGGAGTACGACTGCGACCCCTACTGGGACCCAGACTGCCTGATTGACAACCCTCCAAGACCTATCAAGGGGAAGATCATGGgtcccccacctcctcctccaccagaggaggaagaagaggaagctgTAGAGGAGCCAGCGCCTCCTCCGCTCAAAGAGAAGAAACTCAGCTTCCAGCCTTACCCCTACTTCCACCCCAAATCTTATGACCCCAGGGATGAACTGTACGACCCAGTCCGCTTCCAGTACCCCCAGCCAGATGATGCTGCTGACGAGCCTGCTGACGAGTGA
- the aurkb gene encoding aurora kinase B, with protein sequence MRANGHFENVGGLSSFKVKAGLSTVLKLKPLFVSEMQNKENHEPRGLQRQFAPPSVTGPQRVLVKPKVDSEKSYVIGPGRECASSSSNSPPKKLTIDDFDIGRPLGKGKFGNVYLAKEKKHQFVVALKVLFKSQMEKEGVEHQLRREIEIQSHLKHPNILRFYNYFHDRKRVFLILEYAPRGEMYKELQKYGQFDDQRTATYMEEISDALIYCHEKKVIHRDIKPENLLLGFRGELKIADFGWSVHAPSLRRRTMCGTLDYLPPEMIEGHTHSEKVDLWCIGVLCYECLVGNPPFETASHSETYKKIMKVDLNFPKVISDGARDLISKLLRHNPIDRLPLQNVIDHPWVKANSHRLLPPTCPTKKP encoded by the exons ATGCGAGCAAACGGACATTTTGAAAACGTTGGCGGCCTGAGTAGTTTTAAAGTCAAAGCTGGGCTCTCAAcggttttaaaattaaaacctttatttgtttctgaaatgcaG AATAAGGAAAATCATGAACCCAGGGGTCTTCAAAGACAG TTTGCACCCCCAAGTGTGACTGGGCCACAACGTGTTCTTGTGAAGCCAAAAGTTGATTCAGAGAAAAGTTATGTTATAG GTCCTGGGAGAGAATGTGCTAGCTCATCTTCAAATTCACCCCCAAA GAAACTTACAATTGACGACTTCGACATTGGTCGACCTCTTGGAAAGGGCAAGTTTGGCAATGTCTACCTCGCAAAGGAGAAGAAGCACCAATTTGTTGTGGCGCTGAAGGTGTTGTTCAAGTCCCAGATGGAGAAGGAAGGTGTGGAGCATCAACTAAGAAGAGAAATCGAAATTCAATCACATCTGAA ACACCCAAACATCCTGCGATTCTACAATTATTTCCATGATCGCAAGAGGGTTTTCTTGATTCTGGAGTACGCTCCACGTGGAGAAATGTACAAAGAACTCCAGAAGTATGGACAGTTTGATGATCAGCGCACTGCAACG TACATGGAGGAGATATCTGACGCACTGATATACTGCCATGAGAAGAAAGTGATCCACCGTGATATCAAGCCAGAGAATCTACTTCTTGGTTTTCGTGGAGAACTGAAAATAGCTGACTTTGGTTGGTCTGTCCATGCACCTTCTCTAAG ACGTCGCACTATGTGCGGGACATTGGATTACCTTCCTCCTGAGATGATTGAGGGACACACTCACAGCGAGAAAGTGGACTTGTGGTGCATTGGAGTCCTATGCTACGAATGCTTAGTTGGCAACCCCCCCTTTGAAACAGCGAGTCATTCAGAAACTTACAAGAAAATTATGaag gTGGATCTGAACTTCCCCAAAGTCATCTCTGATGGTGCACGGGACCTGATCTCAAAGCTGCTCCGTCACAACCCCATAGACCGTCTGCCTCTTCAGAATGTTATTGACCATCCATGGGTGAAGGCCAACTCACACAGACTCCTTCCTCCCACCTGCCCTACGAAGAAGCCCTGA